The Ziziphus jujuba cultivar Dongzao chromosome 1, ASM3175591v1 genome segment AAACCTCCATATCTTATGTCTTAATGATTGAGCCATGCATGGGATAACTTATGTGGAAACcatttatataaatgaaaatataaatcctCAAGTAAAATAAGACAACTGCTAAATAATAGGCCTCATTGATAGGGTTCAAACTTGGAAAAAAGGGCAATCTTAAGGAATTATTGTAATCATTTCCATCCCTTTTACTTCAAAAGAAAGTCTGGACAAGCTTCatattctaaaatattttaaacttcaacTCTTACCTGATTATAGGATCGAATTGCATTTGCTGCCTTGTATATCTCATATTCCATGGACTGTCCCCAAGGGATATTAACCCAAGACCTCAACGTACTAAGGTCTGTAAGATCATGTGTAGGCAGCTGTGCAGCATTACTTACTTGGTCCATTAAATATGGCTGGACAGACTCAAGCCGCACACAGCATACATCACAAACTCGTTGAGGATCAGCCACATGGAACTTTACTGGTAGTAAACTCCTTCCTTTTGAGCACTCGCCACAAAAAATTCCCCCACAATACCGGCAATGATGTCTAGAGCACATTATCGGATGAAACCGCACACCACACAACATGCAAGCAGATGCAGCACTATCAGCCAACCATTTTGGTGGTTCAGCTTCAAGAATTTCCATCACATTGGCAAAATTCACTTCGGTGAGTGTCTGGGCCATTTCTTTCCAAGCTTGCTCAAGTAAGTCGTTTGATATAAACGAAAAGTTATATCCATGTAAATCAACAGAAGCCAAAGAGCTCACTTTTCCACGGGCTGCAAGCAACATTTCCACCATCACATCCCACATGGTCAACTCCTTCTCTTCACCAATGTACTGGTTCCAACCCATGTCACCTTCAGGGAAGAAACCCCCATTTAATTGGAAACCTTTGTCCCACTCTTTGCGCTCAGTTTCCAGCATAGGAGGAACAGAAACAGGTATCCAAACCCCAGTTTCCTCAGAAAGTGGAGCGTCATAATAGAAGTATTTTCTCCGATCTCCCTGGCAAGTCCCTGACTTCTTCCCACCATCCTCCTCCCTGCAGCCTAGGGACAAAGATTCACTTTTCCTTGACTCACCCATCGCTTGGTTATCCAGACTACCAGCTACTACCAAATCATTATGCTTCTGCTCTCCATGATCTTCAAGTCCTCCATCAtgctataattaaaaaataaaaaaaaataaaaaaaaggctttttGTTTTAATACTAGCAGCCAAAATCGAAACTTTTAGCTAGTGAAATAATTAAACAGAAACagctctcacacacacacacacacccctcAATTAAACCAAGGAAACAGCCTAAAGAATATCATTCCCATCGCTTTGTTTTCCTTTGATCTTTATTTGCAAAACcaacaacccccccccccccccccccccccccccacacacacacacacacaaaaaaaaaaaaaaaaaaaaaaaaaaaaaacctaattgCTCCCCTATCCGACGGAATTTTGTTTATGAACTCAACTAccaccaaaatttcaaaattcccaagtccttttatttatttatttattttctaaataaaaaaacgcATATTCATAATCAAACAAAAACAGCAAACCCAAttcaacaaaggaagaaaaaaaaaaaaaaaaaacactaaattaCCGGCTGAGACTCAAAATTGGGGCTCTCAGTGTCCTGTGATAGAGATAAATCAGAAACCTTAGATGCTAAAGTCTCAGTTTCATGATGAGCTTCAATCTTAGGTTTCAGATAGCCATCGCCCTCCATTGAATGCAAGCCGAAGCAGCCCTCCGCTCGAGATTTAGAAAGCTACCTATTCTTcggcataaaaataaaaaatattaatttagcggcgaaactatataaaatatatatacgaccataaaattaaaattgggaATATCCAGCGAAAGCTAAATCAATTAAAGGTGGAAATTGGTATCAAATACTTTGGAGGGGGTTAGAGGAGAGGAAACACAGCAATTTTGATATGAATTGGATTTGGAGGTTTAATTGCGTGTTGTTGAGACTCACTTCAAGCTTTACgccttcctttttttctttttttctttttttttttacatattttatttttattatctatatccatatttttgtcattttaatCGTACAATTGAATTTAACACCTGTTATAATTAGATTTTTGGCTGtcatatttatcaaatgtatttatttatttttaacttttggaaCTTTATCAATTATAGTTGAGagtttttacatatatttatattatcagAAATATTTTGGTCCGGTAAAAAGAAAATTCgttaatattaataaacataattgaccaaaaatttaaaatatatggacgaaataataaaacaattgttaatattatttaataactcATGAGTGGtgacaattattaattaaaactaacaaaaaaaaaaaaaacaagtttataaaaaaaaataaattagaaaatacaTCCAATCAGGTaaggaataaataatttattatatatatatatatatatatagctgaaaATAGAGAGGGATTTTCTTGTCCGAGTCGTGAAAGCGGctgaaaatagaaagaaagaaaatccagTGGACTCAGCACAAGCGGGTATGGCAGCTGGCGGTTGGAAGGTTGCGATATCAGTCCCACTTGTAGTACTACTCCTCCTTATGGTGGCGAGTCTCTCCTCCGGCTCAGTGTCTTCGGCTTATAGGGTCCGTAATTTAATGgccgttaataataataatcagagGCAAAGAAATCAGATCCCAAACTGCAACGCCATGTTGTTGGAGTCTCAATGCTCCCAGAACCCCAAATGCAGGTGGTGCCGAAGTGATGCTCTCGACGACATGTGCTTCGCCAAGGTCGAGGCTTGGCGCTTGCCCACCCAAGTCTTTTCTTGCAATTGAATCTCGTTTCTCTCACCTTATTATCCAAAATTTTTGACGAATTGAATGATGGGTATTATTTCTCTGTTACATACTCTCACTGGAAATCACACTTATCTTGTTGcgtttggtttttgattttatctGAATCCAACTAAgttctttatttttccttttttttgttttttgggtatcTTGAAAATTATTGGGAGTTTATGGTTGTAGGAAATACTGTTTTCCTGAACTTGAGTTTGTGTGCTTCTTCCTGTTTGTTAGCTGAGAAACTGTATCAATTGAAAGTTCTGTTAAAGATGTGAGGATGAATACCACGCTTAACTACTGAAAGACAATTAATTCTGCTGCTGAGATGAAAATGAGAATGTTGATGAAGCAGTAAGCAAATGAGAGGGAATTAGCTTTGATTCGATTACTTTTAGCTGTaaaattctttcaattttttgctACTTTTATGATTTGAAGGAATATATGTGATGTCGTTCAATGCATTGTTTTGTGAATAAATGAAGTTTTGTGAATCCGTAAGCCACTTTAGCACTATGATCTACCTTATGTTTTAGTATATATaacatgatttttatttttattttttaaatataattaaacaaaattgaagaagaTACTTGGAATGAACTTTTAGCGGAACATCAGGAAGTTCAGAAATATGTACTACATTTCTCGGAGACAGACAAGAATTGCTTCGTTAAATCGTGTTAAGTGTCAACTAATTTCTTATCTTTTCATACGTTTGAATTGTCTGTTTGATTAAATTTAGTTGTTCCTAAATGCAAAAGGAAAATCTTGTGGTTTTATACTTTGTCTTTTGATATACCGTGAAACTTGATAAATTGTGTTTCAGTTTTGTATCAGTGAGTTATAGGTGAGTCACTAGACTTTTTAATTTGGCCTATAATTTATATGCACAATACAAACCACTTTTAAGCTGTAGTCCAGTTAGAACAACTTCTAGCTATATAAGGTCTaggttcacccaaaaaaaaaaaaaaaaaaaaaaggggtttctAGGAAGTCATTAATTCATGATTTGCTATGAAAGAAATGCTATTCTTCAAGATTTGGATGGAGAGGGTTCTGACTCGAGATTTTGAGACTGTGACTTCTCTCTGTCTAGTTGGATTTTAGCCCTTAGCCAGGAGACCAAAAGAATTGGTTTTGGCGTGGGAAAAAGAGGACTTGTTTATGGTTTAAGTGCACTCATGGTTTTTGAATTGGAtgataatattatttgaaatagcATGTGATTGCAGGCATGCATGGACCTCTAGGCAAAAATGATTCAATTCCTTTTACCGtgtatttagtttttgtacCTCCTATTTTATCAGTATCTTTTCCTTAGTTTCTTTTATTCCAACCAAAGTGTTAAATATTGTGTTTGTTTCTATGGAATGTGGTTGAGGTTTTATAAATAGCACATGAGAATTTAAGTGAAGTGGTTGGGACTGAAGGATGTACAAAATGTGACAGTTAAATATTATGGAAGGTATATCAGCATAAAACGATGGAGGTTGACTCATGGAACACATTATGTTGTGTAATTCTTGAAGAGTTACAGTGGAATATAGGATAACACTAAAGGAAGTATAAATATATAGGCTTTATAAGGTGTGTGGGGGATAAGGTGGGATAGTATGGAATTTAGATACCCGATGTCCTACCTTAATTGTCTAGCCAACCCATCAGACGTCCTTCCAGTTCGAAAAGAAGACAacgaaatttttttcctttatggtGCCATCACGCTGGAGCATTTATGGTGGCTCAGGAACCGGGCAAAACATGAAGGAGAAGGCCTGAATGTGGATCATTCATCATCCTTGATACATAATAGAGTAAGGGAGTTGATCCAAGCCCGAGATCGAGAAGAACAAGTACGGCAAAGCCAAGAGATTAATTTGGAGCATAGTAATTTTAACTGGAGAAAACCACCAGAGGGGTCAATAAAATTGAACTCAGACGTGGCAGTGAGAACAGATGGAAGTGTCCTGGCTAGTGTAGCTCGGTATAGCAGGGGAATAGTGTTGAACATTCACATTTTCAAATCAAAAATTTCTATCACGGAGGTGGCTGAGTTGGAGGCTATCGGTAAGGCAGTGGAGGTGGCTCATGGACTCGGTTGGACGAAAGTGATCATGGAATTTGACGCTCAACTTGTTGTTAGAGCTTTGAACAGCAGAAGTAGCAAGACTCTTCATTCCAAAGCTTAGTTTTTGTTTGGGCCCCGAGATTATCCAATGGCCCGGCCCATAGGATTTGTCAGTGGGCGGCAGACAATTGTCTGAGTGGTTTGGTGGATCCAAGCTGGCTTTCAGTGTATGACTGTTGTATGACCGTTCGTTTTTATTTCTATGAATTCCCagttaagcaaaaaaaaaaaaataataatatatatatatatatatatatatatataggctttATAAAACAAacagtttgaatttttttaaaataaattttgggaTTGGTAACTTGGTGGATGAAGAAAGCATTAAAATTATGGCC includes the following:
- the LOC107412343 gene encoding uncharacterized protein LOC107412343 encodes the protein MEGDGYLKPKIEAHHETETLASKVSDLSLSQDTESPNFESQPHDGGLEDHGEQKHNDLVVAGSLDNQAMGESRKSESLSLGCREEDGGKKSGTCQGDRRKYFYYDAPLSEETGVWIPVSVPPMLETERKEWDKGFQLNGGFFPEGDMGWNQYIGEEKELTMWDVMVEMLLAARGKVSSLASVDLHGYNFSFISNDLLEQAWKEMAQTLTEVNFANVMEILEAEPPKWLADSAASACMLCGVRFHPIMCSRHHCRYCGGIFCGECSKGRSLLPVKFHVADPQRVCDVCCVRLESVQPYLMDQVSNAAQLPTHDLTDLSTLRSWVNIPWGQSMEYEIYKAANAIRSYNQICSSKPEKSIPDAILRQAKGLAIITAVKVGVMVTYNIGTGIVIARREDGSWSPPSAVSTCGVGWGAQAGGELTDFIIILRTSEAVKTFSGNVHLSVGAGLSAAVGIVGRAVEADIRAGDGGYAACYTYSRSKGAFVGCSLEGSIVTTRMKMNSRFYGSQSLNATDILLGSLPKPPAAAVLYRALGDLYQKIEG